A single window of Brevundimonas naejangsanensis DNA harbors:
- a CDS encoding helix-turn-helix transcriptional regulator, with amino-acid sequence MKNKLKLLRAERNWTQEQLGQALGVSRQAVNALETEKHDPSLDLAYRIAALFEQPVEDIFENPHA; translated from the coding sequence ATGAAGAACAAGCTGAAACTGCTGCGCGCCGAGAGGAACTGGACCCAGGAGCAACTGGGTCAGGCGCTGGGCGTGTCGCGCCAGGCGGTCAATGCTTTGGAGACTGAAAAGCACGACCCTTCGCTGGACTTGGCCTATCGCATCGCCGCCCTGTTCGAACAGCCGGTCGAGGACATCTTCGAGAACCCGCATGCCTGA
- a CDS encoding CBS domain-containing protein → MKIRDVMSKDVQVARPEDTLQAVAGRMAAGDFGFIPVADGDRLIGALTDRDIVVRGVASGAGPNARVLDVLSRDALVVRADDDLKVALDLMSSRQIRRLPVVDKDGRLVGVVSLGDLSTRVKERYAGEALEEISRPG, encoded by the coding sequence ATGAAGATTCGCGACGTGATGAGCAAGGACGTGCAGGTCGCCCGCCCCGAAGACACCCTGCAGGCCGTCGCCGGACGCATGGCGGCGGGCGACTTCGGCTTTATCCCCGTGGCCGACGGCGACCGGCTGATCGGCGCCCTGACCGACCGCGATATCGTCGTGCGCGGCGTAGCCTCTGGGGCCGGGCCGAACGCGCGGGTGCTGGACGTGCTGTCGCGCGACGCCCTTGTGGTGCGGGCCGACGATGATTTGAAGGTCGCCCTGGACCTGATGTCGTCGCGTCAGATCCGCCGCTTGCCGGTGGTGGACAAGGACGGCCGCCTGGTCGGGGTGGTGTCGCTAGGCGACCTGTCCACACGGGTCAAGGAACGCTACGCCGGAGAGGCGCTGGAAGAGATTTCCCGCCCCGGCTGA
- a CDS encoding ATP-binding protein — translation MQGIERRSYGPGRRATDRQGARSAPWARILALAVAIALVAYALLVLREADRPRREAEAARIEALSLEARLAASQVEAQANRAALALRAGARALNQTPAQPAAALDHARGLAPEAAFMIVDPQGQILAASGARLSAPAAAISAVQLGEDGMTQSVTAGGGAILLARTPLPELKPSLRDVTLSVMPAGHTPAEPGRAVKGPDGQARSAAVAPIGDTGLAVVAALPRAHGLAAWLEDAWMLAGPLLLVVLMLAVIAVQNSRQMRAGRRWAETERRFRVAVEAARCGIWEWDISRGEMVLSDYMAALLEVEEGTRLTTQALIERVHPSYRDVLHQALDEAAVSGAFEAAFPIPLKSGGVRWIDARGQSRQPRRDGAFVSLMGVALDVTDARRTKAQAQAAEGRLRDAIESVSDAFVLFDRRGRLILWNQGFQDAFAFPPGVVRRGALKDELNRIAADAIKSERPSVEGRAGVREVELKDGRWLQMAERFTGDGGTVVICADITVVRRQEAERRRAADELRAMVEELEASQDKLSLLARKYEVAMTRAEDANRAKSEFLANMSHELRTPLNAINGFSEIMAGEMFGPLGDPRYKGYAADIHASGQHLLSLINDILDMAKIEAGKLTLHYEAVALDVLCGEAVRLMRGKALESQLRLALSCPDGLRVEADQRGLKQVLLNLISNAVKFTPEGGAVRVSVVPRDDETVRIAVADTGIGISADDLARLAQPFEQVEGQHSKSTQGTGLGLALTKSLIELHRGRMTIDSEPGRGTTVWFDLPVKAPQGAMKPVDGPVQRVQRAA, via the coding sequence TTGCAGGGCATAGAGCGGCGCAGCTATGGGCCGGGCCGCAGGGCCACGGACCGACAGGGCGCGCGATCCGCTCCCTGGGCGCGCATCCTTGCGCTCGCCGTCGCCATTGCGCTTGTGGCTTACGCCCTGCTGGTCCTGCGCGAAGCCGACCGGCCCCGCCGCGAAGCCGAGGCCGCCCGCATCGAAGCCCTCAGCCTGGAAGCCCGCCTGGCCGCCTCGCAGGTCGAGGCCCAGGCCAACCGCGCCGCCCTGGCCCTGCGCGCAGGCGCCCGCGCCCTGAACCAGACGCCCGCTCAGCCCGCCGCCGCCCTTGATCATGCGCGCGGTCTGGCGCCCGAAGCCGCCTTCATGATCGTGGACCCGCAGGGCCAGATTCTGGCCGCCAGCGGCGCGCGCCTGTCCGCCCCCGCCGCCGCTATCTCCGCCGTCCAGCTGGGCGAGGACGGCATGACCCAGAGCGTCACGGCGGGCGGCGGCGCGATCCTGCTGGCCCGCACGCCCCTGCCTGAACTCAAGCCCAGCCTGAGGGACGTGACCCTGTCGGTCATGCCGGCGGGCCATACCCCGGCCGAGCCGGGCCGCGCGGTCAAGGGACCGGACGGACAGGCGCGCTCGGCCGCCGTCGCGCCCATCGGCGACACCGGGCTGGCCGTGGTGGCCGCCCTGCCCCGCGCCCACGGCCTGGCCGCCTGGCTGGAAGACGCCTGGATGCTGGCCGGGCCCTTGCTGCTCGTGGTGCTGATGCTGGCCGTCATCGCCGTTCAGAACAGCCGCCAGATGCGGGCAGGCCGTCGCTGGGCCGAGACCGAGCGGCGCTTCCGCGTGGCGGTCGAGGCCGCTCGTTGCGGCATATGGGAGTGGGACATCAGTCGCGGCGAGATGGTCCTGTCCGACTATATGGCCGCCCTTCTGGAGGTCGAGGAGGGCACGCGGCTGACGACGCAGGCTCTGATCGAGCGCGTCCACCCCTCCTATCGCGACGTGCTGCATCAGGCCCTGGACGAAGCGGCCGTCAGCGGCGCGTTCGAGGCCGCCTTCCCGATTCCGCTGAAATCGGGCGGCGTCCGGTGGATCGACGCGCGCGGCCAGTCGCGCCAGCCCCGCCGCGACGGCGCCTTCGTCAGCCTGATGGGCGTGGCGCTGGACGTGACCGACGCGCGCCGCACCAAGGCGCAGGCCCAGGCCGCCGAGGGTCGGTTGCGCGACGCGATCGAGAGCGTGTCGGACGCATTCGTCCTGTTCGACCGACGCGGCCGTCTGATCCTGTGGAATCAGGGCTTTCAGGACGCCTTCGCCTTTCCGCCCGGCGTCGTTCGGCGCGGCGCGCTGAAGGACGAGCTCAACCGCATCGCCGCCGACGCCATCAAGTCCGAGCGTCCCTCCGTCGAAGGCCGCGCAGGCGTACGCGAGGTCGAGCTGAAGGATGGCCGCTGGCTGCAGATGGCTGAGCGCTTCACCGGCGACGGGGGCACGGTGGTGATCTGCGCCGACATCACCGTCGTCCGCCGCCAGGAGGCCGAGCGCCGCCGCGCCGCCGATGAACTGCGCGCCATGGTCGAAGAGCTGGAGGCCAGCCAGGACAAGCTGTCCCTGCTCGCGCGCAAATATGAGGTCGCCATGACCCGCGCCGAAGACGCCAACCGCGCCAAGTCCGAGTTCTTGGCCAATATGAGCCATGAACTGCGCACGCCGCTGAACGCCATCAACGGCTTCTCGGAGATCATGGCGGGCGAGATGTTCGGGCCGCTGGGCGACCCTCGTTACAAGGGTTACGCCGCCGACATCCACGCCTCGGGCCAGCACTTGCTCAGCCTGATCAACGACATCCTCGACATGGCCAAGATCGAGGCGGGCAAGCTGACCCTGCACTATGAGGCGGTGGCGCTGGACGTGCTGTGCGGCGAGGCGGTGCGGCTGATGCGCGGCAAGGCCCTGGAGTCCCAGTTGCGGCTGGCCCTATCCTGTCCGGACGGCCTGCGCGTCGAGGCCGATCAGCGAGGCCTGAAACAGGTCCTGCTGAACCTGATCTCAAACGCCGTGAAGTTCACGCCCGAGGGCGGGGCGGTCCGGGTCAGCGTGGTTCCCCGAGACGATGAGACGGTGCGCATCGCCGTGGCCGACACCGGCATCGGCATCTCGGCGGACGACCTGGCGCGCCTGGCCCAGCCGTTCGAACAGGTCGAAGGCCAGCATTCCAAATCGACGCAGGGCACGGGTCTTGGCCTGGCCCTGACCAAGTCGCTGATCGAGCTGCATCGCGGCCGGATGACGATCGACAGCGAGCCGGGACGCGGCACCACCGTCTGGTTCGACCTGCCCGTCAAAGCCCCGCAAGGCGCCATGAAGCCTGTGGACGGCCCGGTTCAGCGGGTTCAGCGCGCGGCCTGA
- a CDS encoding periplasmic heavy metal sensor: protein MNKGLKIALAASVALNIFAVVGGGTAWVLSRKAQEQAAEGRRPGRSEPVWAVVEALPPAVRDQVKGELRASALEARPDFEDARAARREAIAMTASDGFDAVAVAALLERSRASEMRGRARLEAGAVETLGRLSAADRKALAPILSRHKSKARDKGAASETQHPAHKAGDAAGDQAAR, encoded by the coding sequence ATGAACAAGGGTCTGAAGATCGCCCTGGCGGCCTCGGTCGCGCTCAACATCTTCGCCGTTGTCGGCGGGGGCACCGCTTGGGTGCTGTCGCGCAAGGCGCAGGAGCAGGCGGCGGAAGGGCGCCGGCCGGGCCGCAGCGAGCCCGTCTGGGCCGTGGTCGAGGCCTTGCCGCCCGCCGTGCGCGATCAGGTCAAGGGCGAGCTGCGCGCCAGCGCCCTTGAGGCGCGGCCAGACTTCGAGGACGCTCGCGCCGCGCGGCGCGAGGCCATCGCCATGACGGCGTCGGACGGCTTTGACGCCGTGGCGGTCGCCGCCCTGCTGGAACGCTCGCGCGCGTCGGAGATGCGCGGGCGGGCGCGGCTGGAAGCCGGGGCCGTCGAGACTCTGGGGCGGCTGTCGGCGGCCGATAGAAAGGCCCTGGCGCCGATCCTGTCGCGTCATAAGTCGAAAGCGCGCGACAAGGGCGCGGCGTCCGAGACGCAGCATCCGGCGCACAAGGCGGGCGATGCGGCGGGGGATCAGGCCGCGCGCTGA
- a CDS encoding NADPH-dependent FMN reductase, with product MTTYNVGYIIGSLAKGSINRKLAKALVRLAPDKLNMSEISFADLPLYSSDYDADYPAVANDFKAAIKGSDAILIVTPEYNRSIPGGLKNALDWASRPYGTNVFKNKPTAVIGASPGAIGTAVGQQALRPILGFLQAPQMNAVEAYIQFKPDLIDDDGNVSVPGTEQFLRDYMEAFHQHMARVLTVLPRGA from the coding sequence ATGACCACCTATAACGTCGGCTACATCATCGGCAGCCTGGCCAAGGGCTCGATCAACCGCAAACTGGCCAAGGCGCTGGTTCGATTGGCGCCGGACAAGCTGAACATGAGCGAGATCAGCTTCGCCGACCTGCCGCTCTATTCCTCTGACTACGACGCCGACTATCCGGCCGTCGCCAACGACTTCAAGGCGGCGATCAAGGGCTCCGACGCCATCCTGATCGTCACGCCGGAATACAACCGCTCCATCCCCGGCGGGCTGAAGAACGCGCTGGACTGGGCCAGCCGGCCCTATGGGACCAATGTCTTCAAGAACAAGCCGACGGCGGTCATCGGCGCCTCGCCCGGCGCCATCGGCACGGCGGTCGGTCAACAGGCCCTGCGCCCGATCCTGGGCTTCCTCCAGGCCCCGCAGATGAACGCGGTCGAGGCCTACATCCAGTTCAAGCCGGACCTGATCGACGATGACGGAAACGTCAGCGTCCCCGGCACCGAACAGTTCCTGCGCGACTATATGGAAGCCTTCCACCAGCATATGGCGCGGGTGCTGACCGTCCTGCCGCGCGGCGCCTGA
- a CDS encoding RNA polymerase sigma factor, whose protein sequence is MAKVADPDEDLVKRVGAGDPAAVQAMVARKLPRMLSLAQRMLGDAAEAEDVAQEAMLRAWKQAPRWTPGQARFDTWLHRVALNLCYDRLRRRREIATDVMPDHIDDGPAPDRGLLAAETGAQVQAALSRLPPRQREAIVLCHYQELGNIEAAALMEISVEALESLLSRGRRALRTALADIAPQGVVKATGR, encoded by the coding sequence TTGGCGAAGGTCGCCGACCCCGACGAGGACCTGGTGAAGCGCGTGGGCGCGGGCGATCCTGCCGCCGTTCAGGCCATGGTCGCGCGCAAGCTGCCGCGCATGTTGTCGCTCGCTCAGCGGATGCTGGGCGACGCGGCGGAGGCTGAGGACGTGGCTCAGGAGGCGATGCTCAGAGCCTGGAAACAGGCGCCGCGCTGGACGCCCGGTCAGGCGCGCTTCGACACCTGGCTGCATCGCGTGGCCCTCAACCTCTGTTACGACCGCCTGCGCCGCCGCCGCGAGATCGCGACGGACGTCATGCCTGACCATATCGACGACGGCCCGGCGCCGGACCGGGGCCTGCTGGCCGCGGAGACGGGCGCCCAGGTTCAGGCGGCCCTGTCGCGCCTGCCCCCGCGCCAGCGCGAGGCCATCGTCCTGTGCCACTATCAGGAGCTGGGCAATATCGAGGCCGCCGCCCTGATGGAGATCAGCGTGGAGGCGCTGGAAAGCCTGTTGTCACGCGGGCGGCGGGCCTTGCGGACGGCGCTGGCGGACATCGCGCCGCAGGGCGTCGTGAAGGCGACGGGGAGATAA
- a CDS encoding bifunctional [glutamine synthetase] adenylyltransferase/[glutamine synthetase]-adenylyl-L-tyrosine phosphorylase produces MSQGLAARLQPCGPVRDAQAAARLHERLIEAAGADGWRATLDAAWGALLPVFAASPYLAGLARRWPDRLRRTLDSDPEARLAEILAAMEALTGAPDEAKAPLRHLKAELHLLTALCDLGGVWDLDQVTGALSRFADAAARAALRILADDWRRRGRLISAPDDPRGPVPGLFVLAMGKGGAFELNYSSDIDLSLFYEPEVLEAALSEGVEMQGFVNRLAQGLTALLSERTADGYVFRVDLRLRPDPSSTPPAVAAPMALAYYESVGQNWERAAFIKARVCAGDAAEGAGFLKALVPYIWRRSLDYQAVLDIQSIKKQIHVHKTGEGLEAAGANLKLGRGGIREIEFYVQTQQLILGGRNRALRSPRTLEALDALTKAGHVSPEARDELRAAYVTLRALEHRAQMLADEQTHILPVDPDRRADVAALTGQGDLAAFDAGIERLLMRVNARYGELFEGGEDLSSPYGSLVFTGVENDPGTLATLARMGFSEPASVSDTIRSWHHGRIQATRTARGRELFTRLAPQLLTAVAKTGAPDAAFRRFAVFFAGLSAGVQVQALFLNQPKLFELVVEVMAFAPRLARMLGRRPQALDGVLDARFLTDLDTDSGVVAQLLAEAAAASDFEEAMNVVRRQHREQVFRIGMHTITGRAGPEEAGRANTDLADACMRALAPAALKEAERLGGALDGAAAVVALGKAGSREMSAGSDLDLMTVYAAPPEAASAGRGWSAEAFYGRFTQRFIAALSAHTAEGGLYEVDMRLRPTGSKGPVSVRLETLRAYYAEEADTWEFMALTRARVVWASDEAFGAEVTAALEEALRRPRDAVQTAREVRAMRDLMERERAAKGFWDLKLSAGAQVDAEFVGQYRQLMAGAAGRPLTVSTLEALKDDPVLADSWRMHQQLSQLTACAFEDKNDPDEEPPGFQQRLAAAVGAPDFDTLKAQLIDLRLRARRAFDSVLPPISDGN; encoded by the coding sequence GTGAGCCAAGGTCTGGCGGCGCGGTTGCAGCCCTGCGGCCCCGTCCGCGACGCACAGGCGGCGGCGCGCCTGCATGAACGACTGATCGAGGCGGCGGGCGCCGATGGCTGGCGCGCGACGCTGGATGCGGCGTGGGGGGCCTTGCTGCCGGTGTTCGCCGCCTCGCCCTATCTGGCCGGGCTGGCGCGGCGCTGGCCGGATCGGTTGCGGCGGACGCTGGACAGCGACCCCGAGGCGCGGCTGGCGGAAATTCTGGCGGCGATGGAAGCCCTGACCGGCGCGCCGGACGAGGCCAAGGCGCCGCTGCGTCATCTGAAGGCGGAACTGCATCTGCTGACGGCCCTGTGCGATCTGGGCGGAGTCTGGGATCTGGATCAGGTGACGGGCGCCCTGTCGCGGTTCGCCGACGCGGCGGCGCGCGCGGCGCTCAGAATACTGGCCGACGACTGGCGCAGGCGCGGGCGGCTGATCTCGGCGCCCGACGACCCGCGCGGGCCGGTTCCGGGCCTGTTCGTCCTGGCGATGGGCAAGGGCGGGGCCTTCGAGCTGAACTATTCCTCGGACATCGACCTGTCGCTCTTCTACGAGCCGGAGGTATTGGAGGCCGCCCTGTCCGAGGGCGTCGAAATGCAGGGCTTCGTCAACCGTCTGGCGCAGGGGCTGACCGCCCTTCTGAGCGAGCGGACGGCGGACGGTTACGTCTTCAGGGTCGATCTGCGGCTGCGGCCCGACCCGTCGTCGACCCCGCCGGCGGTCGCGGCGCCGATGGCCCTGGCCTACTATGAATCCGTCGGCCAGAACTGGGAGCGAGCGGCCTTCATCAAGGCCCGCGTCTGCGCCGGCGACGCGGCCGAGGGCGCCGGTTTCCTGAAGGCGCTGGTCCCCTACATCTGGCGCCGCAGTCTGGACTATCAGGCGGTGCTCGACATCCAGTCGATCAAGAAGCAGATCCACGTCCACAAGACCGGCGAGGGGCTGGAGGCGGCGGGCGCCAACCTGAAGCTGGGTCGCGGCGGCATCCGAGAGATCGAGTTCTACGTCCAGACTCAGCAGCTGATCCTGGGAGGCCGCAACCGGGCCTTGCGCTCGCCGCGCACGCTGGAGGCGCTGGACGCCCTGACCAAGGCGGGGCACGTCAGCCCTGAGGCGCGCGATGAACTGCGCGCCGCCTATGTGACCTTGCGCGCGCTGGAGCATCGGGCCCAGATGCTGGCGGACGAACAGACGCATATCCTGCCCGTCGATCCCGACCGCCGCGCCGATGTGGCGGCTCTGACCGGACAGGGCGATCTGGCGGCCTTCGACGCCGGGATCGAGCGCCTGCTGATGCGCGTCAACGCCCGCTATGGCGAACTGTTCGAAGGCGGTGAAGACCTGTCCTCGCCCTATGGCAGCCTCGTCTTCACCGGGGTGGAGAACGACCCCGGCACGCTGGCGACGTTGGCCCGCATGGGCTTTTCCGAGCCCGCCAGCGTGTCCGACACGATCCGCAGCTGGCACCACGGCCGCATTCAGGCGACCCGGACGGCGCGCGGACGCGAGCTGTTCACCCGGCTGGCGCCGCAACTGCTGACGGCGGTGGCCAAGACGGGGGCGCCGGACGCGGCCTTCCGCCGGTTCGCCGTCTTCTTCGCAGGGCTGAGTGCGGGTGTGCAGGTGCAGGCCCTGTTCCTGAACCAGCCCAAGCTGTTCGAACTGGTGGTCGAGGTGATGGCCTTTGCGCCACGGCTGGCCCGGATGCTGGGGCGGCGTCCGCAGGCGCTGGACGGCGTGCTGGACGCGCGCTTCCTGACGGATCTGGACACCGACTCGGGCGTCGTCGCCCAGCTTCTGGCCGAGGCCGCCGCCGCGAGCGATTTCGAGGAGGCGATGAACGTCGTGCGTCGCCAGCATCGCGAGCAGGTCTTTCGCATCGGCATGCACACCATCACCGGCCGCGCGGGGCCGGAGGAGGCCGGGCGCGCCAACACCGATCTGGCCGACGCCTGTATGCGGGCGCTGGCCCCGGCGGCCTTGAAGGAGGCCGAGCGCCTCGGCGGGGCGCTGGACGGCGCGGCCGCCGTCGTCGCCCTGGGCAAGGCGGGCTCGCGCGAGATGTCGGCGGGCTCGGACCTGGACCTGATGACCGTCTATGCGGCGCCGCCTGAGGCCGCATCCGCCGGGCGCGGCTGGAGCGCCGAGGCCTTTTACGGCCGCTTCACCCAGCGGTTCATCGCCGCCCTGTCCGCCCACACCGCCGAGGGCGGCCTGTATGAGGTCGACATGCGCCTGCGCCCTACGGGCTCTAAGGGGCCGGTGTCGGTGCGGCTGGAGACCCTGCGCGCCTATTACGCCGAAGAGGCCGACACCTGGGAGTTCATGGCCCTGACCCGCGCGCGCGTGGTCTGGGCCAGCGATGAGGCATTCGGCGCCGAGGTCACGGCGGCGCTGGAGGAGGCCTTGCGGCGGCCCAGGGACGCGGTGCAAACCGCGCGCGAAGTGCGGGCCATGCGCGATCTGATGGAGCGCGAACGGGCGGCTAAGGGGTTCTGGGATCTGAAGCTGTCGGCGGGGGCTCAGGTGGACGCCGAGTTCGTCGGCCAGTACCGCCAGCTGATGGCGGGGGCGGCGGGCCGGCCCCTGACCGTCTCGACGCTGGAGGCGCTGAAGGACGACCCCGTGCTGGCCGACAGCTGGCGCATGCATCAGCAGCTGTCGCAACTGACCGCCTGCGCCTTTGAAGATAAAAACGACCCCGATGAGGAGCCGCCAGGCTTTCAGCAGCGTCTGGCCGCAGCGGTCGGGGCGCCGGATTTCGACACGCTGAAGGCGCAGCTGATCGATCTGCGGCTACGCGCGCGGCGGGCCTTTGATTCGGTTCTGCCGCCGATCAGCGACGGAAACTGA
- a CDS encoding class I SAM-dependent methyltransferase codes for MSSTRRIADPARFIRDNTRLQPVSHTPEIALWLADEVTPIWRLTEEELGEMGLPPPFWAFAWAGGQALARWLLDHPEAVAGRRVLDLAAGSGLVGIAAMKAGAASVLAADIDPFCAAAVAANAQANGVQIAFTADNLLEAPSASFDLICAGDVFYEGPMAQTMLAWLKQARSAGTSVLVGDPGRTYFPKEGLSLLAEYRVPTTRELEEQEVKRTRVWSLDA; via the coding sequence GTGAGCTCGACTAGGCGCATCGCCGACCCTGCCCGTTTCATTCGCGACAACACCCGTCTTCAGCCCGTCTCGCACACGCCCGAAATCGCCCTGTGGCTGGCAGACGAGGTCACGCCCATCTGGCGCCTGACGGAAGAAGAGCTTGGCGAGATGGGCCTGCCGCCTCCGTTCTGGGCCTTCGCCTGGGCGGGCGGACAGGCGTTGGCGCGCTGGCTGCTGGACCATCCGGAGGCTGTAGCGGGGCGCCGGGTGCTGGACCTGGCCGCTGGATCGGGCCTCGTCGGGATCGCGGCGATGAAGGCCGGCGCCGCCTCGGTCCTGGCCGCCGACATCGACCCCTTCTGCGCCGCCGCCGTGGCCGCGAACGCGCAGGCCAACGGCGTCCAGATCGCCTTCACCGCCGACAATCTGCTGGAGGCGCCGTCTGCGTCGTTCGACCTGATCTGCGCCGGGGACGTCTTCTATGAGGGGCCGATGGCGCAGACGATGCTGGCATGGCTGAAGCAGGCGCGCTCAGCCGGAACAAGCGTGTTGGTCGGCGACCCCGGCCGCACCTATTTCCCTAAGGAAGGGCTCAGCCTGCTGGCGGAATACCGGGTGCCCACGACGCGCGAGCTGGAGGAGCAGGAGGTCAAGCGCACGCGGGTCTGGTCGCTGGACGCCTGA
- the pncB gene encoding nicotinate phosphoribosyltransferase — MANIDLAKRAYDHGWRLDPIVRSLLDTDFYKLLMLQLIWRRFRDVPVTFSVINRTTSVRLAEEVDEAELRAQLDHARSLRFTNRELIWLGGNTFYGVKSIFSPDFLAWLAEYRLPEYDLSRSADGQYRLEFSGSWADVTLWEIPALSILNELRSRRALRRMGRFELDILYSRAKTKLWSKIERLRQLEPLSLSDFGTRRRHGFLWQGWCVEALKEGLGSAFIGTSNVLLAMNNDLEAIGTNGHELPMVLAAMAGEDEAALRAAPYRVLEEWRAAYDGNLLIALPDAFGTQAFLNDAPDWLADWKGFRPDSAPPIEGGEIIMKWWASKGRDPRERLLVLADGLDVDGIEAAHAHFKGRVRTSFGWGTNLTNDFRDCAPVEAPELLPLSLVCKVTQAAGRPAVKLSDNVEKATGDRAEIERYLRVFGEAGRGRQAVRV, encoded by the coding sequence ATGGCGAACATCGACCTGGCCAAGCGGGCCTATGATCACGGCTGGCGCCTGGACCCCATCGTCCGCAGCCTGCTGGACACCGACTTCTACAAGCTGCTGATGCTGCAGCTGATCTGGCGGCGGTTCCGCGACGTGCCGGTGACGTTCTCGGTCATCAACCGCACGACTTCGGTGCGCCTGGCCGAAGAGGTGGACGAGGCCGAACTGCGCGCCCAGCTGGACCACGCCCGCTCCTTGCGCTTCACCAACCGCGAGCTGATCTGGCTGGGCGGCAACACCTTCTACGGGGTGAAGTCGATCTTCAGCCCGGACTTTCTGGCGTGGCTGGCCGAATATCGTCTGCCGGAATACGACCTCTCGCGCAGCGCCGACGGTCAGTACCGGCTCGAGTTTTCGGGAAGCTGGGCCGATGTCACCCTGTGGGAAATCCCCGCCCTGTCGATCCTGAACGAGCTGCGCAGCCGCCGGGCCTTGCGCCGAATGGGCCGGTTCGAACTGGACATCCTCTATTCGCGCGCCAAGACCAAGCTGTGGAGCAAGATCGAGCGCCTGCGACAGCTGGAGCCGCTGTCCCTGTCCGACTTCGGAACGCGCCGCCGCCACGGCTTCCTGTGGCAGGGCTGGTGCGTCGAAGCGCTGAAGGAGGGGCTGGGAAGCGCCTTCATCGGCACCTCCAACGTCCTGCTGGCCATGAACAACGACCTTGAGGCCATCGGCACCAACGGCCACGAACTGCCGATGGTGCTGGCGGCGATGGCGGGCGAGGACGAGGCGGCTCTGCGCGCCGCGCCCTATCGGGTGCTGGAGGAATGGCGCGCCGCCTATGACGGCAATCTGCTGATCGCGCTGCCGGACGCTTTCGGCACGCAGGCGTTTCTGAACGACGCGCCCGACTGGCTGGCCGACTGGAAGGGCTTCCGCCCCGATTCCGCTCCGCCGATCGAGGGCGGCGAGATCATCATGAAGTGGTGGGCGTCCAAGGGCCGCGACCCGCGCGAACGACTGCTGGTCCTGGCCGATGGGCTGGACGTGGACGGCATCGAGGCGGCCCACGCCCACTTCAAGGGCCGGGTGCGCACCAGCTTCGGCTGGGGCACCAATCTGACCAACGACTTCCGCGACTGCGCGCCGGTCGAGGCGCCTGAACTTCTGCCCCTGTCGCTGGTGTGCAAGGTGACGCAGGCGGCGGGCCGCCCGGCCGTCAAGCTGTCGGACAATGTCGAAAAGGCCACCGGCGACCGCGCCGAGATCGAACGCTATCTGCGCGTCTTCGGCGAGGCGGGACGGGGGCGGCAGGCCGTGCGCGTCTGA
- a CDS encoding DUF3298 and DUF4163 domain-containing protein, giving the protein MIPSRPLRVLLVTAAVAASLAACQRNEKKEAPAAPAASAHAVEGPLKYDSATPYAKVSLSLPEAVLSYPALYTPLYRDEVAKLKEYAEGAQADRTEAGSPEGMPPYEKTIVYGAPIETGRLFSLMRTDFDYSGGAHPNTVATGLLWDKSEGRRIAAADLFADKADKTNLERALCQAVNTAKTKRPGATPVSTTSGTWTCPKLKDVAVTLAPGSTPGKAGGLTFLLDAYAVGPYVEGAYYLTLPLSAFQSALSPEYAAEFAGAPTKAGDVTEDLRLKAPAA; this is encoded by the coding sequence ATGATCCCTTCGCGCCCCCTTCGCGTCCTTCTCGTCACCGCCGCCGTCGCGGCCTCGCTCGCCGCGTGCCAGCGCAATGAGAAGAAGGAGGCCCCGGCCGCGCCGGCCGCCTCCGCCCACGCCGTCGAAGGGCCGCTGAAGTACGACAGCGCCACGCCCTACGCCAAGGTCAGCCTGAGCCTGCCGGAGGCCGTGCTGTCCTATCCGGCGCTGTACACTCCGCTGTACCGCGACGAGGTGGCCAAGCTGAAGGAATACGCCGAGGGCGCCCAGGCCGACCGCACCGAGGCCGGCTCGCCCGAAGGCATGCCCCCCTATGAGAAGACCATCGTCTACGGCGCCCCGATCGAGACCGGCCGCCTGTTCAGCCTGATGCGGACCGACTTCGACTATTCGGGCGGCGCCCACCCGAACACGGTCGCCACCGGCCTGCTGTGGGACAAGAGCGAAGGCCGCCGCATCGCCGCCGCCGACCTGTTCGCCGACAAGGCCGACAAGACCAATCTGGAGCGCGCCCTGTGCCAGGCGGTGAACACCGCCAAGACCAAACGCCCCGGCGCCACGCCCGTCTCGACCACCAGCGGAACGTGGACCTGTCCCAAGCTGAAGGACGTGGCCGTGACGCTGGCTCCGGGCTCCACGCCGGGCAAGGCGGGCGGCCTGACCTTCCTGCTGGACGCCTATGCGGTCGGTCCCTATGTCGAGGGCGCCTACTACCTGACCTTGCCGCTGTCGGCCTTCCAGAGCGCCCTGTCGCCGGAGTATGCAGCCGAGTTCGCAGGCGCTCCGACCAAGGCAGGCGACGTGACCGAGGACTTGCGCCTGAAAGCGCCGGCCGCCTGA